From Drosophila nasuta strain 15112-1781.00 chromosome X, ASM2355853v1, whole genome shotgun sequence, one genomic window encodes:
- the LOC132795654 gene encoding uncharacterized protein LOC132795654, with product MCKLSLCLLVAIFGCLIAGSLAGVNRDSYVHRDIIVVKDVRDFAAKHPGLKLQRMDRQPVSARAAAAQSVRYTLGARITDDRLVAQNADVFNYASSNDVSLQVTYPETGTGAIVTYVEIVCTQDNNEGNAFVIAGGIGQRFISILIEAKQTNSFAYQALYYGVD from the exons atgtgcaaattgaGCTTGTGTCTGTTGGTTGCCATCTTTGGCTGTCTGATCGCTGGCAGCTTGGCCGGTGTTAATCGTGATTCCTATGTGCATCGTGACATTATTGTGGTCAAGGATGTGCGTGACTTTGCCGCCAAGCATCCGGGTCTCAAATTGCAGCGTATGGATCGTCAACCTGTCTCGGctcgtgctgctgctgcacaatCGGTGCGTTACACACTCGGAGCACGTATCACAG atGATAGATTGGTTGCCCAGAACGCCGATGTTTTCAACTATGCGTCGAGCAACGATGTCAGTCTTCAGGTGACATACCCCGAAACGGGCACCGGTGCCATTGTCACCTACGTTGAGATCGTCTGCACCCAGGACAATAATGAGGGCAATGCCTTTGTGATTGCCGGCGGCATTGGACAGCGTTTCATCTCCATACTGATTGAGGCCAAGCAGACGAATTCGTTTGCTTATCAGGCTTTGTACTATGGCGTCGATTAG